The Salvelinus alpinus chromosome 29, SLU_Salpinus.1, whole genome shotgun sequence region TTCATTCTCAAACCTCCAACACAAAAGACACCCATGTAAACTCTATCCAATTATTACACTTCCCAGTGACcaatgctaaccatgtgtatgtgacaaataaaatttgatttgatttgatttggttgctGGCCTTTGATGTCATGAGACGTGGGTTTGTGCAGATGCAGTGGGAACCTTCCCAGGTCCAGTCTCTTTGTCCAGTATTCAGACAAACATAGCTACAAACCAGCCCAAATAGAAGTGACTTCCACTAATTAGAACCATCGCCTCTTATCAAGTCTCATGGCCCAGTATTCAGTTGTTCTCATAAAAGAGAAAGCAAGAACTCCAGCAAGAACAAGCGCTTGTTTACTGTCCACCATGGTACATTAGACATAGTTCGATCTGTTGCAATGGCTGGGCAAAGGACAtacagacagaacacacacacacaaacacacgtcaaGAGGGGATATCGCCCCCCAGGAATCCCACTGCTCAAACTTCACTCAAAGGAAAGTTGATGTTTCTTCTTTTATCCCTCTTTGAAACAAAGCTTTTAAAGCCACATCGCATCCTTTCAGTCGGAGCCCAATCCCAGTCTGAGGCTGTAATTAACAGAGAAAGAAATGCAGATCTGGTCATGATTGGTTTCTGTTCGAACGTTCCTCTCCCTGGGACAAACTTGGACTTGGCGAATTTGTTGGAATTCTGTGTATTCTATTCTCAAAATGAGGGCAATTAGACTGGCTCTCAGAaatagagaagaaagagagagaaagaaagagagaaaagcatTTGCATCTGAAAGAGGCAGCGCTCAACTGAAATGGTTGAACCAGGTTATGTCAGGGAAAGGACAGGAACGTCATCATCTAAAAGAGACTAAAGGAAGCTGCAGCGCAGTTCCAAAAGAGAGATTTAGGCCTATAACTCAGTAGCCTGCACTGGTTCTTTTTGTTACATAACATTTGGTTCTGTGTCTTGAGCTATTTTTCTATACCACTTGACAGTTGTAACTGCTATCTAGTCTTATTTTTGATAGCCATTTGTTTCTTTGTAATAGTTAGTATTTGCTTATGAATACTGCATGTCACAACCAACCAACTGTTTTTGAAATGGTGTTGTGTCTGTTTCAGTGTCTGTTACGTCTGTCTGCCTCTTTTATGTGCTCATATTGTTATGTCTGTATCTACGTGTCCGTTTACATCTCTTTTTGTTTCTTTATTTGTTATGTCTGTGTCACTCTGTTTAATTCAACAATCCTAACCCTTTTGTGCAGGTGGAGATGCGATCTCAGGACCAGGCCTTGATACGACAGCTGATGGACCTTCACACAGGAATACAAGAGCTCAAGCTGGAGTGTGCCgaagcagaggaggaggaagaggaggatgacgaGACAGAAGAGGAAGGGAGCTGGGACTTTGGTAGTGAGGCAGGGGGCAGTGGTAGTAGTGTTTACTCCAGCTCAGGGGAAGTGGGCTTTTCCATATCTCGCCTGTCCACTAGAATGACTCCACCTCCTCTGGGGCCATCTCTACCTAGAAGGACTTCCAGCAGAAGAAGCTCCTTGCCTTAATAAAACCACAAACAGTAGTCTCTTATGGACCAACCGTGGTCAATGTGTAGGTCAATGTCACTGTCATATACCACAGTATCATCTATTCTATTGTCACTGTGTTTGCAAAAAAAATCACACAAGCGTATTTTGAATAGGCTGCAATAGATTCCATATAGAACCTAAAGATAATATATAGATTTAAGGCTTAGATTGACCTAAGGCAATCATATCTGCCTAATGCCTTGTTGTGTTAGGAAgttgaaaagtgtgtgtgtgtgtgtgtgtgtgtgtgtgtgtgtgtgtgtgtgtgtgtgtgtgtgtgtgtgtgtgtgtgtgtgtgtgtgtgtgtgtgtgtgtgtctgtctgtctgtctgtctgtctgtctgtctgtctgtctgtctgtctgtctgtctgtctgtctgtctgtctgactgtctgactgtctgactgtctgtgtgcgtgcatgtgagagaaaaatatattttcatgagACAATTGACAGACTGCAGAGCTTACACTTACTAAGTAAGCTGTGTAACTTTTCAACTCTAACTAGATGGAAGAGACAACAACAGCTGCTATCACTGTACGAAGGTCATAACGGTATCATAGTACATTTAAGAGAGAATAACCATTACTTACAGTAGCATATTGACTGTGATGTCTCAACAAAGGATTTGTAAAAACTCTTGTAATAGTGACCATAAAAGCGATTTAATATCATTGGCCGACCCAGAAGACTCATACAACATAATGAATgttcaagtttttttttaaatctcgaAAAAAGGGCATCAAAGTGAACAAGATAGGATACTTCCCCAATTTCCCAATTCAACTGATTTCAAAAGGAGTTCATCTGTGATAAAGTGACAACAATTATTATGTTAACTTTTAGTGTACAAGTGGATGTGTTTATCCTTGCTACTGTAACTGCATTTGGGACAGGTACTGTACATAGTATGCCAGAACAATAAAGATCTAAAAATtcaaatgtactgtacatatatttcTGTCATATCAGAAAACATCAAAGTCAAAAGCACAACTTGTCACATTCGTAATAAGgacgggaccaaggcgcagcgtgtgttgagttccacatctttatttgcaGTGAAACTTctcaaaacaataaacaagcaaCGAAACATAACCTCAGTGGTgctacaagcacaaacacaaataataccccacaaacacaggtgggggaaaatggctacctaaatatgatccccaattagagtcAACgaataccagctgcctctaattgggaaccatacaaaacaccaacatagaaatattgaactagaacaccccctagtcacgccctgacctactacaccatagagaaacaagggctctctatggtcagggcgtgacacaactgTTACCGATACTTAAAGTTTCATGGTttattctttcttttttttaatctgttGCTTCTGCACAGCAAATTGGCTTGTGTAACTTAGTGTTACATTTTTCAGTGTAACAGTTCTAGTGTTGATTAGGGAGTTAAATGACCTCTGTAAGTGTTAAATTAACAGTCATTGGTGTAAAATaacccagtgttggtgttaataaccagcaTTAAACCAAAACCACGGCCATTATTATCATacttcccagcatgctctattgcagctagattttttttaaattgtttgtttCAGTACCTATGTTTTCTAATTGattaattaatcttatgctactcaaatataaatagcatacatttttctaaactaatctaaTCTGTTACTCATTGCACCCGTTACTAAAACTGTTTTTCCAGTTTAGATGATTTAGGTAGCGTCATATCTTTGGGGATTTTCACACGTAGTTTTGAGCTTTAGTTCGAATCAGAGTTTGATTATTTGGTACATTGTTTTTTTTTGCCAGGTTGGTTTAACATTTCCAAATGTCAAATTAACTATAATTCCTAAACAAAACCACCCCACTAGCCACAGACgtaaattcaacgtctattccaagttggttcaatgtaattatgtggaaacaacattgattcaaccagtgtgtgctcaGTGGGATGTGTCCATTGAAGTCAATTGTTTATAGGCCAAAAATGCTCACGTTAAATCCATCTATGATTATCATGAAGCATCACTTGTGTGTCCCAATCTTCATATTACTTTTGTTTTGGTCTTCCAACAACATACGGGAGGACACAGCACAATAGCCGCTCCAACTGTGACGTGAATAGGCTAAATGAATAGACTATATTCAGTAGCATATATCTCCGGTATAGCTCCGGTCTCCACTAATCTGCATCGGATGTGCTGCTACTCACAGAATGTTTCAGATAGTCAAGTTATGATGTTGTGTGCATTTCATCAAATGCTTGCAGTCAAACAACGAATAATACTGCATGACTCTGGTTATTTTCCTGTGTTTGGTCCAGACTGCATTCTCACCTGCAGCAAACGGCACCACGGTACGAAATTAATCGCATAGAGACTAACCGTTTTGAGCGAACCACGGTGCGTTGTTTAGTGCAGATAGAGTGTTCACACCAGTACAAACATACCAAACTAAGGGGGTAAAGGCACCAGAGTTCGGAAAAACTTCTCCAAGCCAATTCAGTGTGATACCCCCTTAGTCTTCCTAACACTGGCAATCATTCTGAATGCAGTTTGTGGGTGAATAAAAATTCTGAATGTTGGATACTGGTAGAATTCCAATAGGAAtaacacatcactttgcaaaccaGCATAATGCGACTTATAGGCCTGATATGACCTGTAAACCctgagtttcaggccactgtattaaggtaaaactaggccctcaaaataaggcctaATGAAATACGGATAGTTTTGTCTTGAATAATATAATTTTAATGATAACATATTCGCTTTGGATCTCACTTGGTGAATGACACAGGACTGAAAGTGTATGCATGCAACATTGAACACTACCTCACAAGTTTGAAAGATTCTTATGGCTTTTACTCATCAAATCATATCCAGTCCATTGGGTCACTCACAGCCAACATCAAACATGCCATGTGACCTTTACAAGGGAATCCTCATTCCAAGGGTCTCTTTTGTATAACACTTCCACGTATCTGTTTTAGAAATGCCAAAGGACATAGTGTGGTCATGGATTCAGACAGGGTTCCAGGAAATTCCAGCAGGATACCTCCACAATCACTCTCTGTTTCCCCCAGGGGGGTGTACTGGGTGGGGTTAGTTAGTGGTGTTCATCCCCCTCCGGCTCCAGAGCCCCAAACATACTCTCCCGCCTCAGTCGCTGGATGTCATTGTTGAGTCCCAGCAGGGTCTGGGCAAGCTGTTGGTCCTGAGAGCGCATTTCCAGCTGCATGGTAATGATGGGAGAATAGATCATATTTTCAgatcgaacacacacacattcctagtTCATTCTGATAAAACAGGCAGACTTTCATTCATTTGTATGTTTCTTTATTTACACTACATTGGCACACCTTAACAAGGCCTTTGAGTGATTCCTCACAAAACCAGGACAAAAAAAGACCATGAATTTTGGGATTGTCATCAGATTTAATCCACCGAATGGTACTTTGGAGGATCGATTGTTGAAATATATTTGACGTTTGTATCTAAGaacataattgagaaataattaatCCAAGTTGGCATATTTAATCAATTGTGGCTGTTTTATCTGTAGGTGCTAAACCGCAAACATGTCTGTCATATCAAGATTTACCACTTGCTCTGTAAGTGAGACGTATTTGAGTCTTATTTtgatttcaataagcattttcttACATTTATTTATGAATATTGACAAATACAAACATGAATATTGAAATTTGATTTGTCCGTTTTTATATAGATATTGCCGAACATATAATACTCTATGGGCAGAGTGGGATCTCTGCTAGTTTTATAGTTTTGGCATATTTCATACAGATACATTGGCATAATAGGCAATGTAACAAATCACATCCCTCCTTGTACTTGTATCATGGCACGTTGTGCAAatttgaaaataaaggagagccgcacactctaagagctcagatgcaaaaatgtaatgtccAACGTTTTGACAGGCAAGCTGTCATACcctgaagacagcttgcctgtcgaaatgTTGGACATAACaattttgcatctgagctcttagagctctcctttattttcaagttttccactccgctagccagcacctcgcctaaataggtgtgcattTCTTTTTCCTCTACATTGTGCAAATTACCAGCAGAgggcgaccattttgaatccattttcacaTTCACTCTGTTGGTAATGCTTATGAATTGCATCATAACTCTAAAGGTAGCAGAGACACCACCACAGAGCTTCTAAACCCACAGGTGCAACATTGCTAGACTTCCAGGAACGCTTGTGTGAAACAGACCAAACAAACCAGGCTGGGGTCAATAAAGTCAATAAAAAAAGTGAAAAATTCATCCTTAGTTTTTAATTTTCTCataatctaaaggcacaacctagattccagccaatgtcttaagtagttgaacgtgttattactccaacctcatgAAAGCGACAAACTGCCACGTTTTCATTTtttctcaaaaacaactttatatcgaaggagCGCCTTTGATTTGATGGCCTGCACATGCACAGTTCAGCGCGAGAGACCGCTAGAcccgatgacgtgtttctacgcatgagcttagctagccaacgcctccgtgacatcgcctacaagtgtgatcagGGATTTCTATTGGCGAAGCAGTTTTAGCCTTCATAATGTACTGTCTTTGGCCCCACTCTGAAACTTTGATATGCCCGTAGATAATATTATGTCAAGAATATTTTTGAAACATTTCCAAATAAAAAATGGTATATTTTCTTTATTCATGtttatatttttcaatattcGTAAATGAATGTAAGAAAATTGTTATAGACATCAAAATACTACTCACGTTACAGAGAAAGAGGTAAATCTCCATATGACACCAATTCTTTTTTTTTCACCAACAGATTAAATGTGATGTAGTCTTGAAAGAGGCCGGGGTAAGGCCAAAATGTCCTAAATATGCCAACTTTGAttcattatttctcaattatgattttagatacaaatgtcaaatatatgtcCATCTTCCTCTGAAGGACCCTTCTATGGATTAAATCCTGTGAACATTTCTGTCCTGGTTTCGTGAGGAATCACACCTTTGCAACACAGACATTTCAGGTAAATGTTTAAATATTTGGTTCATTGAGGGCTAGATGACTCATAGGGACTATGACTGAACAGTGCACAATCACAGCAACAATAAATAAAACACTAATGAATTCTTAACTTTGGGTTACACATCTATACAATCCAATAACGCCCAACTCTACAATGCTGCACAGCAACATACTACACTGTCAAAGAGTCAACAGTATTCTACCAGGTGCAGATAACTCACCAGTTCAGATCTTAGCCAGGTTATGGCTCCATCTATCTTAGCTCTCCGCAGTTCCTCATTGGCTTGGTAACTCCTGCCAATGCTAATGGGCCCAGTAGTAGACTCTGGGGCATCCCGTGGTTCACCAGTGGTCCTGAATGCGTGAATCAGTTTGTTCTTGATGTTCTCCAGAACCATGGTTGACAAAGTGTCCTCACTTTGACTGTCTCGATTCATGCTGCCTTCCAAGGAGGCACAAATGTggatgtgagtatgtgtgtgtgtatcttttcCCCACGTGTCAAGCACTGTCTTTCCAGCACCGCCAGTCTCCAATATATCTTTTTTTGTCCTACTTTTGTTGTTTTTGCTCCTTTTTTCCCCCCTTGCTCCTTCACTTGTCTCAATCGACTGGACCCACTGTCCTCTCAGTTTTCCTCGTCCCGTCTAGTCGTCCTCCTCCTTGTCTTCCCTCGCTGCAGGAGCAGGattcctccctctgtttctcagcAGAAGTTACTGTGCTTCTGTTCAGCTGCCTCACTCATCCCATTCCCCGCTTTGTGTGGGACCGGCTTGTTTTGTCCCCGTTACTATGGAAAAAcagccctccctccaccccccctttGGTAAACCCAATAAGAATGGTGGAAGATCTTGGACAAAGACCATTGTTGCCTCAAAAAGAACTGAAA contains the following coding sequences:
- the LOC139558763 gene encoding glutamate-rich protein 4, whose amino-acid sequence is MMEVVLTRLRDFSSKDATFDACKSTGPVVSRDPRTIRDPCPEEGLRMAGCMAGVQGSSTYKLDIESALAWLRRELVEMRSQDQALIRQLMDLHTGIQELKLECAEAEEEEEEDDETEEEGSWDFGSEAGGSGSSVYSSSGEVGFSISRLSTRMTPPPLGPSLPRRTSSRRSSLP